A region from the Vicia villosa cultivar HV-30 ecotype Madison, WI linkage group LG3, Vvil1.0, whole genome shotgun sequence genome encodes:
- the LOC131658727 gene encoding uncharacterized protein LOC131658727, with the protein MTYAQVLQHLLKIEKITFRDAPHAPDTRSPNYNANARCAFHSGAPGHDTERCIALKNKVQDLLDQKIIQFTPTPNIANNRMPTHGGSGVNSIESEEISVVSKVGCSTFPLVSVKQHLVNSGIFPGCGVDCKNCKSQPEGCADLKSMVQKLIDEGPLQFYRRLRGAESEDGEVAVISIPYEPVAPVCIQVPIQIPVSIPYEEQPAALMIVVPGPIPYESEKAFPWHYGSDVYYYGTKEEGEPSKEKLVEDAVANTDNFAGTGRITRSGRVFSPQPIQNNADALAKAKGKQVMNDVQNSPIQNGTPDSVVPSKDVEELLRIIRKSDYKLEAVANNISAGNGLGFTDRDLPPEGRNHNKALHISMECKGTTLSRVLVDTGSSLNVLPKSALMRIDYAGVELRPSELVVRAFDGSRRSVFGEVDLPVQKLKYPVDGKMVTVCGEEDYIVSHFSSFRYVEIEGEIHETPFQAFEAVNVVRTPPYEITKLETVMSSLKDAQIASPKPNILSPVKIVSGGVIQDGQVNSIVNGEEVDSDCDFDRWILPSALGEKINNWTIEEVIQVTQAQE; encoded by the exons ATGACATATGCTCAGGTGTtgcaacatttgctcaagattgagAAGATTACTTTTAGAGATGCTCCGCATGCTCCGGATACGCGATCTCCGAATTACAATGCAAATGCACGGTGTGCTTTTCATTCAGGCGCtcctggccatgatacagagAGGTGTATTGCGTTGAAGAACAAAGTCCAAGACTTGTTGGACCAAAAGATTATTCAATTCACTCCTACGCCCAATATTGCCAATAATCGGATGCCTACTCACGGAGGTTCGGGTGTGAATTCCATTGAGAGTGAAGAGATAAGTGTTGTATCCAAAGTGGGCTGTTCGACTTTTCCTCTTGTATCTGTGAAGCAACATCTGGTCAATAGCGGCATCTTCCCGGGCTGTGGTGTGGATTGTAAGAATTGCAAGAGTCAGCCCGAAGGTTGTGCTGATTTGAAAAGTATGGTACAAAAGCTGATCGACGAGGGTCCTCTTCAATTTTATCGAAGGTTGAGAGGCGCGGAGAGTGAGGATGGTGAAGTGGCTGTGATCTCAATTCCTTATGAGCCAGTTGCTCCAGTATGTATCCAAGTGCCTATTCAGATACCTGTAAGTATCCCATATGAGGAACAACCAGCGGCGTTAATGATTGTCGTTCCAGGGCCAATTCCATATGAGAGTGAGAAGGCCTTCCCTTGGCATTATGGTTCAGACGTGTATTACTATGGCACGAAGGAAGAGGGTGAGCCGTCTAAAGAGAAACTTGTGGAAGACGCAGTTGCAAACACTGATAATTTCGCTGGTACCGGTAGAATCACTCGCAGTGGCAGGGTGTTCTCCCCTCAGCCAATACAAAAcaatgcagatgctttggctaaggcCAAAGGCAAACAAGTGATGAATGATGTCCAGAATTCTCCGATTCAGAATGGGACACCTGATAGTGTTGTGCCTTCCAAGGATGTGGAAGAGTTGTTGAGAATTATCAGGAAGTCTGATTACAAa ttaGAGGCGGTGGCCAATAATATTTCCGCTGGAAACGGTTTGGGATTTACTGATcgtgatcttcctccagaagggagaaaccataacaaggcgTTGCATATTTCGATGgagtgtaaggggacgactttgtcccgtgttttggttgatactggTTCTTCCTTGAACGTGCTTCCCAAATCGGCCCTCATGAGAATTGACTATGCTGGTGTTGAGTTGAGGCCTAGTGAGTTGGTGGTACGTGCCTTtgacggttcaaggaggtctgtgtttggagaggtagatctaccaGTCCAA aagttgaagtatccggttgaTGGTAAAATGGTGACGGTTTGTGGTGAGGAGGATTACATCGTGAGTCACTTCTCTTCTTTCCGGTATGtggagatcgaaggtgaaatacatgagacgcCATTCCAAGCGTTTGAAGCTGTAAATGTTGTGAGAACTCCTCCTTATGAGATAACGAAGCTAGAAACGGTTATGTCTTCCCTGAAAGACGCACAG ATTGCATCGCCAAAGCCTAATATCCTTAGCCCGGTCAAGATTGTGAGTGGTGGTGTCATTCAAGATGGTCAGGTTAATtccattgtcaatggtgaagaggtggatagtgaCTGTGATTTTGATAGATGGATTCTTCCAAGTGCTCTTGGAGAGAAGATCAACAACTGGACAATCGAAGAAGTCATTCAAGTCACACAGGCTCAGGAGTAA